The nucleotide window TGTTAGAATTTGGAATTGAAACCATTTCGTCTGATTTGAAAGATGGAATGTATGCAGATTTACCCTACATTTCAAAACGAGTCTTTCTTCCATTTCAAAACAAAGAATTAAGTGCTATCTATGATTTAGGTGGTAACGATTTAGGAGCGAAACTTCTACGTCAATTTGATAATACAAACAATGAAGAGGTTGATAATTTACTCATCATTAATGTATTCCGAGAAGAAACAAGTACAAAAGAGAAAATCATTCAATTAATACATGATATTGAAGAAGCAAGTGGATGGAAAATTACCGGCCTGATTCATAATTCAAATCTTTTAAAGGAAACCTCTATTGACGATATTTTATACGGTGAACAAATTGCAAAAGAGGTTGTAAAAGAGACCGGATTAAAGGTAATTTTTTCATGCATTTCAGATGATATTAATTTAGGTAAAAACTTATTAATTGGAGAACTATTACCAATTAAAATCTATTTAAGAAAAAAATGGTACTAAGGAGGAACACATGCCAAAAGGAAAAACAATATTTGATTATGAAAAATGCAAAGGATGTTTGTTATGTGTGGAATTTTGTCCACAACACATTCTTTACCAAGATAAAACAACCTTAAATAAAGCAGGATATAACATCATCAAAGTAAATGATATAGAAAAATGTACTGGTTGTGCATTTTGTGCAATGATGTGTCCCGATTCTGTTATTACAGTCGAGGTGAATAAATAATGGCTAAAATACTTATGAAAGGCAATGAAGCAATTGCCTTAGCAGCAATTAAAGGTGGAATCGATGCTTATTTTGGATATCCAATTACTCCTCAAAATGAAATTTCTGAATATTTATCCAAATATTTATTAAAAAACGGAAAAATCTTTTTACAAGCAGAGTCTGAAGTTGCGGCAATTAATATGGTATATGGAGCAGCAGGAGCAGGAGCTAGAGTTATGACTTCGTCTTCCTCACCCGGAATTGCTTTAAAGCAAGAAGGAATTTCTTATATTGCTGGTGCTGAATTACCATGTGTTATTATTTCTGTAATGCGCGGAGGACCTGGGCTTGGTGGAATTCAACCTTCACAAGCTGATTATTATCAAGCGACAAGAGGCGGAGGAAATGGAGACTATCAAGTTATCGTTTTCGCACCGGAAACCATTCAAGAAACCATAGATGTAGTCAAGGAATCATTTGACATTGCTGATTATTATCGCAATCCAGTTATGATTTTAGTCGATGGGTTAATTGGTCAAATGATGGAATCTGTCGATTTTGATAAAACTGTTAAAACTAGATTTATTCCTGAAAAAGATTATATTACAACAGGAACAGCAAATCATCTTGGAAGAAACATTGTGAATTCATTGTTTTTAGATCCAGTTGAATTAGAGCAACATAATTTTAAGCTACAAAAAAAGTATCAAAAAATTAAAAACAATGAAACAAAATTTGAACTAATTAATATGAGTCAACCAGAATACGTAATTGTTGCTTATGGAACCATGGCAAGAATTTGTCGTTCTGCGATAGAATTATTAAGTGAAGAAGGCATTAATGTAGGAATGATTCGACCTGTTTCATTATGGCCTTATCCTAAAGCAGCATTTAAAGAAATTAGTGAAGATTGTAAAGGCATACTTTGCTGTGAAATGAGCATGGGGCAAATGCTTGATGATGTTTTAATATCCAACAACGGTAAATTTGAAGTTGGATTCTTTGGGCGTGTTGGTGGAATGGTTCCTGAACCTGAGGAAGTTGTTCAAGCCATCAAAAATTTTAAGGATAAGGTGGTTAAATAATGGAAATCAAATATCAAAAATCAAAAGGCTTAACAGATAAACCATTAACATATTGTCCTGGATGTACTCATGGAATTATTCATAAATTAGTAGCAGAAGTATTAGAAGAACTTGATGTGTTAGGAAGTACTGTGGGTGTTGCAAGCGTAGGATGTTCTGTATTTTCTTATCAATTTTTTAATTGTGATATGCAACAAGCTCCTCATGGTAGAGCCTGTGCAGAGGCAACTGGAATCAAACGGGTTTTACCAGATAATATCGTTTTTACTTATCAAGGAGATGGAGACTTAGCATCTATTGGTATCGCAGAAACGATTCATGCAGCAAATCGCGGAGAAAACATCACAGTCATTTTTGTGAATAACGCAATTTATGGTATGACAGGTGGACAAATGGCTCCGACTACATTAATTGGCCAAAAAACTACAACTTCTCCATTTGGTAGAAGTCTAGAGGTTACAGGAGGTCCGATAAAAATTAGTGAAATCTTTTCACAAATTGATGGAGTTGCCTATCTAGAAAGAGTCGCAACGTATAATCCAAAACAAGTGATAAGAGCAAAAAAAGCCATTAAAAAAGCATTTACTTATCAAAAAGAAAAAAGAGGATTTACATTAATTGAAGTATTATCAACTTGTCCTGTAAACTGGGGAATGAAACCTGTTGATGCCCTTAAATGGGTTGAAGATGCGATGACGCCAGTATTTCCACTTAAAGTCTTTAAGGATAAAGGTGAAATCAATGAATGATTCTACGAATATTAAAGTAGCTGGATTTGGTGGACAAGGAGTCATGATGTTTGGTCAAATTTTAGCCTATAGTGCTACAAATGATGAATTATACGGACTTTGGTTTCCTTCTTATGGACCTGAAACAAGAGGAGGAACTGCAAATTGTTCTGTCATTATCTCTAAAAAAACGATTAATTCACCTGTGTTTCAAAAAGCAAATCATGTTATTGCCTTTAATGCACCATCCCTTGAAAAATTTAAAGATAAAATCAAAGAAAATGGTTTAATTTTATACAATTCTTCTTTAGTTAAAGAGCATATTTCATCAGATCAAGGTGTTTGCATAGGCGTACCAATTAATGATATTGCTGCTGAACTTGGCTCAATGCAAGTTGCCAACATGGTAATGATGGGGGCATATTTAGAACTTACTAATTTGTTTTCAGATCAAACCATTCAAAAAATATTACATAAATTTTTAGGCGAGAAAAAAGCTCATATGGTTGATATCAATATGGAAGCCATTCAAAGAGGTAAAGATTATATTAAAGACTCAGGAGTAACTT belongs to Bacillota bacterium and includes:
- a CDS encoding 4Fe-4S binding protein, with translation MPKGKTIFDYEKCKGCLLCVEFCPQHILYQDKTTLNKAGYNIIKVNDIEKCTGCAFCAMMCPDSVITVEVNK
- a CDS encoding 2-oxoacid:acceptor oxidoreductase family protein, producing the protein MNDSTNIKVAGFGGQGVMMFGQILAYSATNDELYGLWFPSYGPETRGGTANCSVIISKKTINSPVFQKANHVIAFNAPSLEKFKDKIKENGLILYNSSLVKEHISSDQGVCIGVPINDIAAELGSMQVANMVMMGAYLELTNLFSDQTIQKILHKFLGEKKAHMVDINMEAIQRGKDYIKDSGVTYA
- a CDS encoding 3-methyl-2-oxobutanoate dehydrogenase subunit VorB, with the translated sequence MAKILMKGNEAIALAAIKGGIDAYFGYPITPQNEISEYLSKYLLKNGKIFLQAESEVAAINMVYGAAGAGARVMTSSSSPGIALKQEGISYIAGAELPCVIISVMRGGPGLGGIQPSQADYYQATRGGGNGDYQVIVFAPETIQETIDVVKESFDIADYYRNPVMILVDGLIGQMMESVDFDKTVKTRFIPEKDYITTGTANHLGRNIVNSLFLDPVELEQHNFKLQKKYQKIKNNETKFELINMSQPEYVIVAYGTMARICRSAIELLSEEGINVGMIRPVSLWPYPKAAFKEISEDCKGILCCEMSMGQMLDDVLISNNGKFEVGFFGRVGGMVPEPEEVVQAIKNFKDKVVK
- a CDS encoding MFS transporter; this encodes MEIKYQKSKGLTDKPLTYCPGCTHGIIHKLVAEVLEELDVLGSTVGVASVGCSVFSYQFFNCDMQQAPHGRACAEATGIKRVLPDNIVFTYQGDGDLASIGIAETIHAANRGENITVIFVNNAIYGMTGGQMAPTTLIGQKTTTSPFGRSLEVTGGPIKISEIFSQIDGVAYLERVATYNPKQVIRAKKAIKKAFTYQKEKRGFTLIEVLSTCPVNWGMKPVDALKWVEDAMTPVFPLKVFKDKGEINE
- a CDS encoding ATP-binding protein, which gives rise to MKRITFITGYYGSGKTEIALNLAIQKKLNVLVDLDIINPYFRSRELKTYLLEFGIETISSDLKDGMYADLPYISKRVFLPFQNKELSAIYDLGGNDLGAKLLRQFDNTNNEEVDNLLIINVFREETSTKEKIIQLIHDIEEASGWKITGLIHNSNLLKETSIDDILYGEQIAKEVVKETGLKVIFSCISDDINLGKNLLIGELLPIKIYLRKKWY